In the Parasteatoda tepidariorum isolate YZ-2023 unplaced genomic scaffold, CAS_Ptep_4.0 HiC_scaffold_739, whole genome shotgun sequence genome, one interval contains:
- the LOC122271927 gene encoding uncharacterized protein, whose product MPALRKNTRELTEKLCSSGYRVIEMWEHQFQKMKKDCSELNEFIKNHDVQDRLKPRDSFFGGRTNAIRLYYEGEAKYVDFTSLYPWVNKYCDYPVGHPEIITWDFQDVNNYFGLIKCKVLPPRGLYLLVLPYRSNQKLMFPLCRKCTDNLAQTVYQHTDEERSLIGTWVSEEVKLAIKKGYRIVKEKSNRLFRSYIDLFLKFKQESSGWPANCVSPEDKLQYIQDYKNREGIDLDPTRIEKNPGRRAVSKAFLNNFWGR is encoded by the exons aTGCCAGCCCtaagaaaaaatacaagagAGTTGACCGAAAAGTTGTGCTCTTCAGGCTACAGAGTTATTGAGATGTGGGAGCAtcagtttcaaaaaatgaagaaggaTTGTTCAGAGCTGAACGAATTCATTAAGAATCATGATGTGCAAGATAGACTGAAACCCAGAGATTCCTTCTTTGGCGGTAGGACTAATGCCATACGACTGTACTACGAAGGTGAAGCAAAATATGTCGACTTCACCTCGCTATACCCATgg GTAAACAAATATTGTGACTACCCAGTTGGTCATCCGGAAATCATAACATGGGATTTTCAGGatgtaaataattactttgggttaataaaatgcaaagtcTTACCACCAAGAGGACTGTACTTACTTGTTCTGCCATACAGATCTAATCAGAAACTGATGTTCCCGCTATGTAGAAAGTGCACTGACAATCTGGCTCAAACAGTCTACCAGCACACAGATGAAGAACGCTCATTAATTGGAACCTGGGTATCCGAGGAGGTTAAACTTGCCATTAAGAAGGGATATAGAATCGTGAAG GAGAAATCCAACCGTCTCTTCCGTTCATATATCGATCTCTTCCTGAAGTTCAAACAAGAGAGTAGTGGCTGGCCAGCAAATTGTGTGAGTCCAGAAGATAAACTACAATACATTCAAGATTATAAAAACAGAGAAGGAATAGATTTGGACCCaacaagaattgaaaaaaatcccGGTCGACGGGCAGTGTCCAAAgcatttcttaacaatttttggGGAAGgtga
- the LOC139424898 gene encoding uncharacterized protein, with the protein MNLCKPHLTYVNDLPKFIKMLADSTKKVKDIYFPSSEVAAIQWEAVKEFIDQDTTTNVFIASFTTAWARLKLYEEMNKLGDSVLYHDTDSIIYASSGDNDPPFGNFLGEFTDELDGDVITSFVSGGARNYAYRTASGKTCCEVRGFSLNFRNSEILNFDSVKHLVRSLDRETTIPLCNTSKIVRRPKKRKVVNMTETKKYRMIYDKRIINEADYTTLPYAFERIKMSSGCDPLKKKKKAXQKKKACLVATPT; encoded by the exons ATGAACCTCTGCAAACCCCATTTAACATACGTAAATGATCTACCCAAATTTATTAAGATGCTGGCTGATTCTACGAAAAAG gttaaagatatatattttccaaGTTCCGAAGTTGCTGCAATACAGTGGGAAGCTGTGAAGGAATTTATCGACCAAGACACAACAACAAACGTATTTATAGCGTCTTTTACAACAGCATGGGCCAGATTAAAACTCTATGAAGAGATGAATAAACTTGGTGATTCCGTCCTATACCACGACACGGATTCCATTATTTATGCAAGCTCAGGAGATAATGACCCACCTTTTGGAAACTTCTTGGGCGAATTCACAGATGAGCTTGACGGCGATGTGATTACATCATTTGTTTCtg gcGGAGCAAGAAACTACGCTTATAGAACAGCGTCGGGCAAAACATGCTGTGAAGTTAGAGGTTTCTCTTTGAATTTTAGAAACTCTGAAATCCTGAATTTCGATTCAGTTAAACATCTTGTGCGCTCTTTAGACAGAGAAACCACAATACCTCTCTGCAATACTTCAAAAATTGTCCGCCGGCCAAAGAAGAGGAAGGTTGTGAACATGACGGAAACAAAGAAGTATCGTATGATTTACGACAAGAGGATTATTAACGAGGCTGATTACACAACTCTCCCTTATGCATTTGAAAGGATCAAAATGTCTAGTGGATGCGAcccactcaaaaaaaaaaaaaaagcgtNtcaaaaaaaaaaagcgtgcCTAGTGGCGACGCCCAC